The DNA sequence GATGGCCGAGCCGAAATGCCGGGTTTGGCCTCCCCCTTGTGTCCTGCCTTGCACCCGCAGGGGTCGAGATAGTCATCCCACTCACCAGCACCGCGCACCTTGCGCAGCTTGTTGCGCTGTTCTTCATTGAAGGTGGCGTCAACAGTGTTGATATGCTTCTTCAACAGGGCGTCGATCTCCTGCTGCGCGATAGCCAGCTTGGCCCGGGCGGCGATGAGGTCCTTCTCCGACTCCAGGAAGGCATCCTTGACACGGTTGAACTCCTTCTCGTTCAGATACAAGGCCCGGGTGTACGCCTCAGCCAGAGACTTGGCCGAAGCCTCTCCCTCCGGACCGACCTTCCGCTCACGACCGGCGGCAGCGGCAGCGGCAGCCCTGTCCGATGATTGCACCGGCTGTGCCCCGGCTCCGCGCGCGGGAGGCTGGGTCTCTTTGCCTCGATCCTGTGCGTCCACTGCGGTCAACATCAACAGCATGCTGGCTGCGGCCAGCGATCTCATTATTTTCATCGGGCTTGGGATTTTGTTGGCTTGGGTCGGAAAGATAGGCCGATCGTGATCGACCCGCCGCACCATCAGCAATGATCGTGCCCGGGACCATGCACGGTATCGGCAGCTTCAACTTCCCTTGGTGCCCCGGATCATCGCTTCGATGGCATCCCACATGCCCGGCTCCACCATCTCCAGCATGTTGAATTGCCCTGCGCCCTTGAGCCATTCCCCCCCATCGATGGTGACGACCTCGCCATTGATGAAGCCGCTGTAGGGCGAGATCAGATAGGCCACGAGATCGGCGAGCTCCTGGTGCTCGCCCATGCGGCCCAGCGGCACGCGCTTCCGCATGTCGAACTTCTCCATCATTTCGCCCGGCACCAGCCTGCTCCACGCTCCTTTGGTGGGGAAGGGACCTGGTGCCACCGCATTGGTGCGGATGCCATGGCGTCCCCACTCGACCGCCAGTGACCGGGTCATCGCCAATACGCCGGCCTTGGCGCAGGCGCTGGGCACCACATAACCACTGCCGGTCCAGGCATAGGTGGTGACGATGTTGAGCACGGCCTTGTCACGCTCGCCCTTGGCGATCCAGTGCTTGCCCACGGCCAGCGTGCAATTCACGCTGCCCATGAGCACAATGTCGATGATGGTGCGGAAGGCGTTGCTGCTGAGCCGCTCGGTGGGGCTGATGAAGTTGCCGGCGGCGTTGTTCACCAAGGCGTCCACCCGCCCGAAGCGCGCCAGCACCGCATCGCGCATGGCCTCCACCTCCTCGTACTTGCGCACGTCACAAGCCAGCGGCAGCACCTGCCCACCGGTCTCCTGCGCCAATTCCGCAGCCGTCCTCTCCAGAACATCCAACTTTCGACTGGTGATGCAGATGTGCGCGCCCAGCTTCAAGCAATAGCGGGCCATGGCCAGGCCGAGGCCGGTGCCCCCGCCGGTGATGATCACCACGCGATCCTTCAGAGCGCCTTCGCGCAGCATTCCTTCGTTCATCATCGGCGGTTCCGTGTCGGGTCAGGGGGCATTGCTGCGTACCGGCGCATTGCCGCGTGGGGCCTGTGGAACGGGGCCCGGGGTCGTCGTTGGCCGCACACCCTCACAATGTCGCTGGTACAGTGTCTCCACTTCATCGCCATGCAGCGGCGTGAATTTCATCTCCAATGCGGTGCGCAAGTAGGCACATCCCTTCTCCGCATCGCCCTGCTCGATGGCGATGAGGCCCAGGTTGCGGTACACGTAAGGGTTGCTGCGCCGTTTGCGGCCGGCCAGCTCGATGTTCCGGATGCCTTTATCCGTCTCGCCCAAGCGGTGCAGGGCCCAGCCCCGGTTGTTGAAGGCGAAGCTGTAGTTGGGGTCGAACTTGATCGCCCGGTCATAGTCGCGCACGGCCTCCTGCCATCGCTCGGCGCGGGCGTGCAGTTCATACCCCCTGCTGTTCCAGTTCACTGGGTCCCTTGGCCCCAATTCGATGGCGCGGTCCAGGTCCGCGCGGGCACCGGCGGTGTCGCCAAGGACCGCCCGGCAGCCGCCGCGTTCACGCCATGCCGCCGTGCGATCCGGGTGTCGGGCCAGCACCCGGTCGAACTCCGTGATGGCCTCGCCGCAACGATCGCGCACTTTCAACCAGCTGCCGATCCGGAGCCGGGCGTCACTGTCGTCGCTGCTGCCCAAGGCCTGCTGGTACCAGTACATGGCGCTGTCCGGAAAGCCCAATGCAGCCAGGGCGATGCCCATCTGGAGGGCGGCCGCGTAAAGCGTATCCCCCGAGACATGCGGCCGCGCCGCGTCCGCATCGCGCAACGCCTTGCCATACTCCCCGATGCGGTTGTTCCCCTCAGCGCGCAGGACCTGGAATGCATGGTCCGGCGCCTTGGCCGACACCCGCTTGTCGCAGACCTTGATGCCCGCATGCACCTTGCCCTTGGCGTAGAGCGCTTCCACACGTGCCCGGTCCTTGTCCACCTGGGCGGATAGCAGCATGGGCAAAAGGCAGCAGAGCAGAAGTGGCGCACGCATGGTGCGAAGGTATCGTGCGGCACCCTGGCATGCCGCTGCGGTAACTTCGTGGTCGATATGCGTACCGAATACCCTGTGAAGATCCTGCTGGCCTGGGGCGAGGCCATCAGCGGCCATGCCGGGCTGCGCGACTGGCTGATCAAAAACGGCTACCCCGAACTGGGCGTCTTCACTTTCGCGCTGCGCAACAAGCCCGATGCGCGCGAATGGCTGATGAAGAACGGGCATCCGCATCTGATGGCCGTGATCAGCGGCATTGAAGGCGATGAAAAGGCGCTGGACTGGCTGGAGCGCAATGGCATGGCCACGCTGCGGCATGTGGCTCTGGCGGGCGATGAGCCCGAATCCTTCAAGTGGCTTGTGCGCCACGGCCACCGCGAACTGGCGATGGTGGGGCTGCGGATGGGCAAGGTGAAGCGCGACCTGGACGAGCGCTACGGCGACATCCACCACTATCCGCAAGCCTGAAGCGCCTCAGACGGCACCCTGCCTGGCGCGCCAGCGTGCATGCAGGCGCTCCAGCAGCACCACGTCGATCATGGTATGCGCCGCCATGGGCGCGAGCAGGCCGTGGTGTTCGGCAAGCCAGCCCAGCAGCAACATACAGGCGGTCATAAAGAGACCGTAAATGCTCAAGCGCCGGTCGCGCGGATCGAGGTAGCCATGGATGGCGACGAACAGTACGGCGGTGATGGGGATCCCCAGCCAGAACTGCAATGCGCCGCGGAAGAAGACCTCCTCGCCCACGCCTGCGCAGATGGACACGAGGATGCGGTCGCTTCGATGGCCCATGAGCGGGCCGATCCGACGGGTGTAGCGGTCCATGGAAGGGGCCAGCAAGGTGCTGTCCGCCACGCGCCAGGCCAAAAGGCCAAGCAGCCAGCCCAGCAGCAGCCCGCCGCCGATCCAGGCCCACCATGGACCCTGACCCATCACCACTTCACGTACGTCGCGGGCCTGGGCGAACCGCATGAGCAGTACACCGCCATATCCGAAAAAGAGGATGGTGCCAAAGCCGAGCAGGGCGACCAACCGGCGCGGATGGTGGATCGGTGGCTTGCTGCCAGGCCGGGCGTCTTCCATCGTCGTGCGCTTGGGCTCGCTGCCTGCGGTCCTTGCCGGTCATCCACAGGCACCTGCGATCCAAAGATCGCCGCTGCACGCATCGCCAAGGGTGTGGCGATCGTCCCACACCACCAAGCGAAAGCCCCGGCCATCAAGGACCAGGGCTTTTGCTTGCTCGATCAGTGTATCTCACCGCACCACCAGACGGCGGGTGCCCATCACGCCATCAGCGCTGCTGAGCCGGATGTGATAGACCCCCGGCGAAAGACCACCGACATGGAATGCTCCCAGCAGATCGCCCGATGGGGCCAGTCCCAGATCACGTTGCGCCACGAGGCGTCCTGTGCCGTCCAGCACTTCCAGGAAACGCACTTTGTGGTGGCCCGCACCGAATGAGAGGTTCACCGCGCCATCCGCAGGGTTCGGATAGGGCGTGAAGACCACATCCGTGGGGTCCAGTTCGGCGATGCCCACCTGGCCGGGACCGAACATCCATTCGGCGATGCTGCTCACCGCGGGGTTGCCGCCTGAGATCACCGAAGTGTCCACTTGCAGCTTCAGCACCGGGAAGGGGACCTGGTCGGTGAAGAAGTAGTGGGTGTGTGTCACACGGTCCACATTGATCACCGCGCTCTGGTCCTGGGTGGCTTTGCGCACATGTACACGAAGCACATTGTTGAAGGTCACTTCCGGCAGCTCCAGTGTACCCCAACCATCGGCGTTGCCCGTGATCGTGCCCACGCGCGCCACAGGAAAGCCACTGACGCTGTAGTTGGCCTGGAAGATGTCGCTCCAAGTGGTGCCGTACGTGCAGGGATACTTCAGCTCCAGTGCGCCGTTGCTATACGGAATGCTGGCGGCCAGGGCCGTGCGTTCGCCCACGAGTTCAATGCCGTTGGCGTCGACCTTGTGGAAAAGGGTATCCGAACCGCCATCGGTGAAGAGTCGTGTGGCGGTGGGATACAACGCTGAAGTGGGCGTGACCGATGGCGCGTGGTGGCGGTAGTTGCGATCGCCGGTACTCTCCAGCATCCAATAGCCGTAGCCTTGGCCGGCACCGGCATTGCCCGGCAGCAGGTAGAGGCCCAGGTCCACCGTGTAGTCCGCATCGAGCAGCGGCGTATTGTTGGACGGGTCGATGGTGGGCTGCGCCTGAAGGAGGCCAGCGAAGAGGAACAGGGTGGTCGAAGCGGTGTACCGATGGAGCATGACGCGTTTTCGTTTTGGGTGGCGGAAGGTAAGACAGTGGTCACGCCTGGAACGCTGCCCGGTTGGCCATATCAGCGTCCGATCGCTTCTCTTTGCTCCACGCCATGCCCATTCGCAGGCGCCTCCGCAGCATGAAGTTCAGCGTCAGCGAGATCGAAGGCCTGGTGCGCCACCGCCGTACCATCCACCCCAAGGACTACACCGACCGCATCGTCCATCGGGAGATCGTGGAGCGCGTCGTCGCCAATGGCACCTGGGCGCCCAGCCACGGCATGACCCAGCCTTGGCGTTTCACCGTGTTCACCGGCGCTTCACGCCAGCGCTTGGCGGACCTCCTCGGCGAGACCTACCGCAGCACCACACCACCGGACAGCTTTCTCCAACGCAAATTCGACAACCTCACCCAGCGGCCCATGCAAAGTTCGGTGGTCATCGCCATCGGCATGGTGCGCGACCCGCGCGGCAAGATCAGCGAGCTGGACGAGATGCTGGCCGTGGCCTGCGCCGTGCAGAACATGCATCTCACTTGTGCCGCATACGGTCTGGGCGCCTTCTGGAACACCGCAGCCGCCGCCACCGGACCGGCCATGCGCGACTTTCTCGGCCTGGGGCCAAAGGATCGCGCGCTGGGACTCTTTTACATCGGCTATCCCGCGGTGGAATGGCCCAAAGGCTATCGCAAACCACTCGATCAGGTGATGACCTGGCTGGACACGTGAGGACAGGCGGCCGTCGCAACTTTGCCATACGATGGCCCTGCTGAACCTGACCAACTTCGACGACCACCCCACCGATCCGCATTGGCTGGTGTTCCGTTTCGGCGACCGGGAGATGGCCGATGAGTTCATGGCCGGCTTGCGCGAAGCGGACATCGCCTTCGAAGCCGATCTGGATGGGGACATGGCCCTGGTCGCCGTGAAACAGCGCCACCGCGAAGCGGCCATCCGCATCGACTACGCCGTGCTGGGCCGGCACCGCCAGCCCTTCATCGGTGACGGCTGGCTGCGCTGGGGGCTGCTGGCCTTCACCCTGCTGCTGGTGCTGTTGGCCTTGGTCGGGGCCTGGCTGGGCTGAGTCCATTGGCCTGGGCCACCCCCCCCTTCGTCGACGCATGGCGCCTGTTCGACCGGGCCGGATATCTTCGGCGCCAGTGGTCCGTTGAAAGTACCAGACCACCGGCCGGACCACATGAAGGCAAGGATGACCATGCTCGGGATGATGTGCGCCCTTGGTGCCGCATCCCTGCACGCCACGGATCCGCCGCGTGCCAAGGCCGAGCCCGATACCGTGCCCGCGGTGGTGGTCTATGGGGAGGACAAGCTGCTGGACATCGACGAGCCCCTCTCCGATGAGCGCCTGGACCAGCTCCTCGATTCGCTCTGCACCCTGGACCCCGCGCCGCTGGACATGATCCGCGACCTGCGGCTCTTCCAACGGATCCGCAGCATGGATGAGCACGCCATGGTGGCCCTGGTCGATTCCCTTTTCGAACTGGAGACCGTTCCCTACGCGTTGATCAACGAGATCCACCTCTACGCGTTGGAGATGCCCGCACAGCGCTCCGTGGATGAAGCGCTCCATGTGGACTGGTACAGCCCCTGCCCCATGCCCGGGGGGCACCTGTATGGCGATTGGATCACCAGCCACCCCAACGCCTATGGCCCGGAACTCTCTTCCAGCGACAGCCT is a window from the Flavobacteriales bacterium genome containing:
- a CDS encoding tetratricopeptide repeat protein; translation: MRAPLLLCCLLPMLLSAQVDKDRARVEALYAKGKVHAGIKVCDKRVSAKAPDHAFQVLRAEGNNRIGEYGKALRDADAARPHVSGDTLYAAALQMGIALAALGFPDSAMYWYQQALGSSDDSDARLRIGSWLKVRDRCGEAITEFDRVLARHPDRTAAWRERGGCRAVLGDTAGARADLDRAIELGPRDPVNWNSRGYELHARAERWQEAVRDYDRAIKFDPNYSFAFNNRGWALHRLGETDKGIRNIELAGRKRRSNPYVYRNLGLIAIEQGDAEKGCAYLRTALEMKFTPLHGDEVETLYQRHCEGVRPTTTPGPVPQAPRGNAPVRSNAP
- a CDS encoding CPBP family intramembrane metalloprotease; translated protein: MVALLGFGTILFFGYGGVLLMRFAQARDVREVVMGQGPWWAWIGGGLLLGWLLGLLAWRVADSTLLAPSMDRYTRRIGPLMGHRSDRILVSICAGVGEEVFFRGALQFWLGIPITAVLFVAIHGYLDPRDRRLSIYGLFMTACMLLLGWLAEHHGLLAPMAAHTMIDVVLLERLHARWRARQGAV
- a CDS encoding SDR family oxidoreductase — encoded protein: MNEGMLREGALKDRVVIITGGGTGLGLAMARYCLKLGAHICITSRKLDVLERTAAELAQETGGQVLPLACDVRKYEEVEAMRDAVLARFGRVDALVNNAAGNFISPTERLSSNAFRTIIDIVLMGSVNCTLAVGKHWIAKGERDKAVLNIVTTYAWTGSGYVVPSACAKAGVLAMTRSLAVEWGRHGIRTNAVAPGPFPTKGAWSRLVPGEMMEKFDMRKRVPLGRMGEHQELADLVAYLISPYSGFINGEVVTIDGGEWLKGAGQFNMLEMVEPGMWDAIEAMIRGTKGS
- a CDS encoding T9SS type A sorting domain-containing protein, whose amino-acid sequence is MLHRYTASTTLFLFAGLLQAQPTIDPSNNTPLLDADYTVDLGLYLLPGNAGAGQGYGYWMLESTGDRNYRHHAPSVTPTSALYPTATRLFTDGGSDTLFHKVDANGIELVGERTALAASIPYSNGALELKYPCTYGTTWSDIFQANYSVSGFPVARVGTITGNADGWGTLELPEVTFNNVLRVHVRKATQDQSAVINVDRVTHTHYFFTDQVPFPVLKLQVDTSVISGGNPAVSSIAEWMFGPGQVGIAELDPTDVVFTPYPNPADGAVNLSFGAGHHKVRFLEVLDGTGRLVAQRDLGLAPSGDLLGAFHVGGLSPGVYHIRLSSADGVMGTRRLVVR
- a CDS encoding nitroreductase; the encoded protein is MPIRRRLRSMKFSVSEIEGLVRHRRTIHPKDYTDRIVHREIVERVVANGTWAPSHGMTQPWRFTVFTGASRQRLADLLGETYRSTTPPDSFLQRKFDNLTQRPMQSSVVIAIGMVRDPRGKISELDEMLAVACAVQNMHLTCAAYGLGAFWNTAAAATGPAMRDFLGLGPKDRALGLFYIGYPAVEWPKGYRKPLDQVMTWLDT